The Malus domestica chromosome 13, GDT2T_hap1 genome includes a window with the following:
- the LOC114823040 gene encoding F-box/kelch-repeat protein At3g06240-like — MKCWASTYASRIFKTLFVSNDRLLYMDYKALNDNDAYVPKRKLACPSVTTSEIFVNLLGSCNRLVCLAIEDSDDYANIILWNPSTGDTTVLPKPPFNKRFYELGSDDKLFYGLGYDSYNEDYKVILGSRDTTETNPFQTAINVFTVKTNSWTTCQEEEINFLKG; from the coding sequence ATGAAATGTTGGGCTTCTACCTATGCATCTCGGATTTTTAAAACTCTCTTTGTTTCAAATGACCGTCTCCTTTACATGGACTACAAAGCATTGAATGATAATGATGCTTATGTTCCGAAAAGAAAGCTTGCTTGTCCCTCTGTAACGACCTCGGAAATATTTGTTAATCTTCTGGGTTCTTGCAATCGCTTGGTATGTCTAGCAATTGAAGACAGCGACGATTACGCCAACATTATCTTATGGAACCCCTCTACCGGAGATACCACTGTCTTACCAAAACCTCCGTTTAACAAACGATTTTACGAGTTGGGATCCGACGACAAGCTGTTTTATGGATTGGGATATGATTCCTACAATGAAGACTACAAGGTAATATTGGGCAGTCGAGATACAACCGAAACAAATCCTTTCCAAACTGCGATAAACGTCTTCACAGTGAAAACAAATTCATGGACAACTTGTCAAGAAGAAGAAATCAATTTCCTTAAAGGGTAG
- the LOC103401653 gene encoding heat stress transcription factor A-5-like, which translates to MEGPSTAGGGGGPAPFLLKTYDMVDDSATDEIVSWSSNKKSFIVWNPPEFARVLLPTYFKHNNFSSFIRQLNTYGFRKIDPERWEFANEDFIQDQKHLLKNIHRRKPIHSHSNPQGSMVDSERAALDDEIEKLSHDKAALEANISRFKQQRSAAKLQLEDLTQRVNGMEQRQKNLVTFLDRAVHNPNFVEHLTRKIESMDFSAYHKKRRLPDIDHLQPVVENGFVDNRSSSRSEFGNIFHQDFSSKLRLELSPAVSDMNLVSRSTQSSNEDGGSSTRKISEELKGAQMRPEGVLFAPETLELSDTGTSFAFKMDSLLSRKAPTVGSPRRHSLQPGLPSNEEGDGHISCHLNLTLASTPLQVNNSPCLATVPQVGQDINESAASELNENGKDSDLRAFTNKNIADNDKLKTSSQEATHNNQAPPLVPVRVNDVFWEQFLTERPGCSENEEASSDYRGNPFDEQDDGRLDHGMSRNVEDAETLTL; encoded by the exons ATGGAAGGGCCTTCGACGGCCGGCGGAGGCGGTGGCCCGGCGCCGTTTCTGCTGAAGACGTACGACATGGTGGACGATTCCGCGACCGACGAGATCGTGTCGTGGAGCTCGAATAAGAAAAGCTTCATCGTCTGGAACCCGCCCGAGTTTGCTCGGGTTCTGCTCCCCACCTATTTCAAGCACAACAACTTCTCCAGCTTCATTCGTCAGCTCAATACATAC GGATTTCGAAAGATTGATCCTGAGAGATGGGAATTTGCTAATGAAGACTTCATACAAGATCAAAAGCATCTTCTTAAGAATATCCACCGCAGAAAACCCATTCACAGCCACAGCAATCCTCAAGGTTCTATGGTTGATTCAGAAAGAGCAGCTCTTGATGACGAAATAGAGAAGCTTTCACATGATAAAGCTGCACTCGAGGCAAATATTTCAAGGTTCAAGCAGCAGCGATCTGCGGCAAAGCTTCAGTTGGAAGACTTAACACAACGGGTGAATGGTATGGAACAACGGCAGAAGAATTTGGTGACATTCTTAGATAGGGCTGTTCACAACCCTAATTTTGTTGAACATCTCACTAGAAAAATTGAATCTATGGATTTCTCAGCATATCATAAGAAAAGGCGATTGCCTGACATTGACCATCTACAGCCAGTCGTGGAGAATGGTTTTGTGGATAACCGAAGTAGTTCTAGATCTGAGTTTGGAAATATTTTCCACCAAGACTTCTCAAGTAAACTTAGACTTGAATTATCACCAGCTGTTTCAGACATGAATTTGGTATCACGTAGCACGCAGAGTTCCAATGAAGATGGGGGTAGTTCAACTAGGAAAATATCTGAAGAACTTAAAGGTGCACAGATGAGACCAGAAGGCGTTTTATTTGCACCTGAAACCTTAGAACTTTCAGATACTGGAACATCTTTTGCATTCAAAATGGATTCGTTGTTATCGCGGAAAGCACCAACTGTTGGAAGCCCTAGACGTCATTCCTTGCAGCCAGGTTTGCCTTCTAATGAAGAAGGTGATGGCCATATATCCTGCCACTTAAATCTCACTTTAGCATCTACTCCGTTGCAAGTTAATAATAGTCCTTGTTTAGCTACAGTACCCCAAGTAGGTCAGGATATCAACGAATCTGCAGCATCAGAGCTAAATGAAAATGGAAAAGATTCGGATTTAAGAGCCTTTACAAACAAAAATATAGCTGACAACGACAAACTCAAAACTTCCTCCCAAGAAGCCACACATAACAATCAAGCGCCCCCACTGGTTCCAGTTAGAGTAAACGATGTCTTCTGGGAACAGTTCCTAACTGAAAGACCTGGCTGTTCAGAGAATGAAGAAGCAAGTTCTGATTATAGGGGAAATCCATTTGATGAGCAAGATGATGGAAGGTTAGACCATGGAATGTCCAGAAATGTCGAGGATGCGGAAACACTCACTCTTTGA